GCGAGATCAGGGAGTCACCGTTGTCGCCGGTGTGCAGGATCATCATCGAGTCCGTGCGCTTGCCCTCGGCGGACCCGGTGTGCAGCTTCTTCTTGTCGGCGGCGCTCATGCCCGCGCGGCTGTCGGAGCCGACGATCAGGTAGTTGGTGCCCTTACCGGTGTCCGGGCGCTCGATGACCTTCGACAGGTCGACTTCGCGCTTGAGCTTGGAGTCGGCCCAGAAGTACGTGCCGATCGAGACGCACAGGAAGCCCACGACCAGCACCAGCGCGCCGATCTTGATCCGCTTGCGCCAGTTCGGGGCGGCGGACGGGCTGCGGCGCGGGGCCGGGGGCTGACCGCCCTGGCCGCCGCCTCCGGAGTTGTTGCCGCCGTAGACCTGGCCGGAGCTGTAGCCGCTGTCGTACGGAGCCGGGTCGTCGTACCCCTGGTACCCCTGCGGCTGCTGCGCGGGCACGGACGGCCGGCGCTGCACGTGCGGCATCGACCGCGCGCCTTCCGGCTGCGCGTCGTAGCTGCCGCGTCCGTACCTGTCCCTGTCGCTCATGGAAGCCAGTGTGCAGTCACCGGCTGTGTGCTTGACAGGGAGGGTGGGAAACCGGAGCAGGGCTGTTGCAGAGCTGATGCAATCGGCCAGCGCTTAATCTGGAACGTATGACCGATCTTCCGGGCAAGCCCACCTCAGCCTCGCGAACCACCCTCTCCCACATCATGACCGGCAATGACACCAACCTCCTCGGCACGGTGCACGGCGGCGTGATCATGAAGCTGGTGGACGACGCCGCGGGTGCGGTCGCCGGCCGGCACTCCGGCGGGCCCGCCGTCACCGCGTCCATGGACGAGATGGCGTTCCTGGAGCCGGTCCGCGTCGGCGACCTCGTCCATGTGAAGGCGCAGGTCAACTGGACGGGCCGGTCCTCCATGGAGGTCGGCGTACGGGTCCTGGCCGAGCGGTGGAACGAGTCCACCCCCGCGACGCAGGTCGGCTCCGCCTATCTGGTCTTCGCGGCGGTCGACGAGGACGGCAAGCCCCGCACGGTCCCGCCCGTGGAGCCCGAGACCGAGCAGGACAAGCGCCGCTACCAGGAGGCCCAGATCCGCCGCACGCACCGCCTCGCACGGCGGCGCGCGATCAAGGAGCTGCGCGAGCAGCGCGCGGCGGACGGCTTCGACGACTGACCGCCCCAGGTCCTACGGACAGACGACCTGATCCCCGGTGACCGCCCCGAACTCACCCTGGTACTGGTCCTCGGCCCGCACCCGCACGACCTTCTTGAAGTCCGACCCCGCCGTCACCTTCAGCGTCCGCCCGAGCCCCTTCACCGGCCGCAGCTCCGCGCCCGGCAGGGCGGTCGCCAGGGACTGCGCCGAGCGGTCCCAGCCCGGGTCGTACTCGATGAAGGTCTTCCGTACGTCGTGCGCGAGCGAGGCGGCCGAGGCCCCGGTCGTACGGAAACCGGTGGCGCGCAGCCCCTTGTCGACGCGGGCGCCGAGGCCGTCCGACGCCGTCCCGTTGTAGACCTTCACCCTGATCTGCTGCGGCGAGACGTCCACGGGCGTCGCCTTCGGCTGCTTCGGCCGGTGCGGGGCGAGCGGCTTGTCGTCGCGCAGCAGCTGGAAGAGCTTCTTGGACTTGGCGTCGTCCCACTTCACGGTCGATCCGATGCCCTTCACGGGGAAGCTGATCTGCCCGATCGGCACGGACGTGAACTCCGACGACGCGGGTGTGAAGCTGTGCATCGCCTGGCCGAGGGCGAGCATCTGCTCGGCCCCGAAGCCCTTGTCGGCCCGGACCGAGCCGAGCATCGCGCCGGTCACCTCACGGAACCTGATCGGGTTGAGCAGCACCCCGCTGCTGCTGGCCTTGGCGATCAGGGAGGCCAGGAAGCGCTGCTGGCGCTGCATCCGGCCGAGGTCGGCGGCCCCGTCGATATGGCGGGAGCGTACGTACTGAAGGGCCTGCCCGCCGGTGAGAGCGGTGGTCCCCACGGGCAGGTCGAGGCCGGTGTAGGAGTCCTTGAGCGGACGGGCCGTGCAGACGTCGACCCCGCCCAGGACGTCGACCGTCTTCATGAAGCTGGTGAAGTCGACCTCCAGATAGTGGTCGATCTTCACGCCGGTCATGTGCTCGACGGTGCGCACGGCCAAGTTCGGGCCGCCCTCCGCGTACGCCGCGTTGATCTTGATCGGGTGCATGTGGTGGTGCTGCCCCGTCGACTCGTCCGTGTGCTCGGGCGCCTCCGCGTAACTGTCGCGCGGCAGGCTCACCACACTCGCCCGCGACCGGTCCTCCGAGAGGTGCACGATCATGATCGTGTCGGTGCAGTGACAGGGGGCGCCGCCCAGGTGGTAGAGGCGCTTCTGCTCCGGAGTGATCTTGTCGCGGCCGTCGGTGCCGACGAG
The sequence above is drawn from the Streptomyces sp. NBC_01465 genome and encodes:
- a CDS encoding LCP family glycopolymer transferase is translated as MRGGSGVHRSSRYSERGNRARGGRSIAQLIRSCPPTVLASPAPEESAVPQPRRRTQDARPRWGLRVATSLSVLVLGASGVGHAVVNSVDSGIDRVDPFKDMKDRPEESRGMNLLLVGTDGRDKITPEQKRLYHLGGAPCHCTDTIMIVHLSEDRSRASVVSLPRDSYAEAPEHTDESTGQHHHMHPIKINAAYAEGGPNLAVRTVEHMTGVKIDHYLEVDFTSFMKTVDVLGGVDVCTARPLKDSYTGLDLPVGTTALTGGQALQYVRSRHIDGAADLGRMQRQQRFLASLIAKASSSGVLLNPIRFREVTGAMLGSVRADKGFGAEQMLALGQAMHSFTPASSEFTSVPIGQISFPVKGIGSTVKWDDAKSKKLFQLLRDDKPLAPHRPKQPKATPVDVSPQQIRVKVYNGTASDGLGARVDKGLRATGFRTTGASAASLAHDVRKTFIEYDPGWDRSAQSLATALPGAELRPVKGLGRTLKVTAGSDFKKVVRVRAEDQYQGEFGAVTGDQVVCP
- a CDS encoding acyl-CoA thioesterase, producing MTDLPGKPTSASRTTLSHIMTGNDTNLLGTVHGGVIMKLVDDAAGAVAGRHSGGPAVTASMDEMAFLEPVRVGDLVHVKAQVNWTGRSSMEVGVRVLAERWNESTPATQVGSAYLVFAAVDEDGKPRTVPPVEPETEQDKRRYQEAQIRRTHRLARRRAIKELREQRAADGFDD